cCCACCCATTCCCAGGCCTCTCCCCCGCCTCCAGGTCCCCCCCGGGGCCTCACAGGGACCCTCTGTGGGGAGATGCCCACGCAGGGTGGACCTGCCCACCCGCTTCGCTGCTGCCACAGAGacacggggaggggggacactggggtgtccccccagccccatcccatgCAGCTTCCACTGGAGTGGACCTGGGTGGCATCTCTGGGGCCATGGAGGGATGCAGAAGGGACCGTCGCCCATGCAGACCCACCGAGAAGCACCGCCCCCTTCCCCACTCCCCGAGCTGTTGCCTGTGTAGCCCGTATTGTGATGATGGAGGGGGTGTCTCACTGCCTGTGTGTCCAGCACTTACTGTCACGGGGCCCCTCGCTCGGCCAGACCTCCCGCCGTTgtaaaaacagcaaataaatgttGGTGAGATCACAGGGGAGAGCTGGCAGAGCGGGCACACGTAGGTGTGAGTGGGCATGCAagtacatgtgtgtgcatgcatgtgcgtgtgtgtgcatgcatatacgTGTGCACACGTacacctctttctctctgtgcatCCGCACGTGGACCCGTTGCAGTAAAAACATCCTGGGGCCATGCAAACTGCCCAGGTTTGGGGCTGCAACCCAAGAAACCCCAGCCCGGCCCCCTGTGTGCAGGGGAGGGACACAGCTGCCTCTCGCTTCCCTTTTTGGAAAGGCAGCAGCGGTGTGACCTCTGCTTGTGGCCTGGGTGCTGCCTGGGGCCAGCCCGGCCCCCCACATCCCTCCCCGAAACCCAGGGGGCTCTCGCAGCCTGACCCTCCATCACAGCTGGCAGTCCCAAGGGGTGACAACTGCcatggggacagggcagggctgtccccagaGACCTGCTCCTCTTTTAcctgtcttctgctgctgctgtgggggtTTTGGTGCAGCAAAAACTTCTCAAGCAAAGACTTTGCTGCTGGTGGCGAGAAACTGGCTGAGCCCCCAGCAAGAAATGCAGCATCGGGGCAGGGGAACGGGACATCCCgggtgctggggatgggacaTCCCGGGTGCTGGGAACCCAACCAGGACATTTCCAAGCCAACAGGGACCCTCTCCCCTCCATTTAAAGCCAGGGAAACCCTCCCAGGGAAGAACACCCACCCCAGCTTGGCCCCATGGTGGGAACAAGAACTCATCCTTATCCCAGGTGTGCTCAGCTCCATACaggcagccagcccagctggtATTATTTACCcaacagcaggcaggagcagacagCATCCGGCTCCTCCCTTTATTTATTACACCTGGTTCCCAGGGGGGTAATCAAGGGCTGGGTAGTGGGGATCAGCTTGGGGGTTTTGGGGACCAGCAAAAAGCCCTTGGTGCAGCTGGAGGGAGAGATCCCACTGACCCCAACCCATAGCTGGGCTGTGGCTTGGCAATGTCCCCATGGTGTCCTTGCGTCACCACTCCCCTGGGAAGGTGCATTGCCATACGTGGGTAGATTTGCATGTTCACTCCCTCCAAGCTGGTACATAGAGCTGAGATCAAGGCTTTGAGCTCGCAGCAACGTTGGAGCAATGGGGATGTCTGGAGCAATGGGGATGTTGCTTGGCCGCCCACGTGCcctggctgctggtgctgctcctcGTGGTGGCAGGTAGGAGCGAGGGGAGGGCAGCAACTGTGCTGGGAGGGGACCATGACTGTTCCAATGCTTGCGATCCCCATTTTTTAGGGAGCGGGTGGCAGTGGGAGAGAGCTGGGGAGGGTGGCTTTGGGTCCCAGTTGCAAAATGAACCCTAGCCCTGGGAGTTtagaaaatacatgaaatattaaGGGCGAGAACAGGAATTTCCCTCTGCGAAGGAGCCGGGAATGATGCACCAGGGCACTGGTGGTTCCTTGCCAGGGTGAGCTGGGGCAAGCTGGGGCTGCTTGCTTGCAGGTGATGGGGGGAAATGATGTGGGGCATTGCTCAGACTCCCATCCTCACTTTATTGCCAGCATAAATCAATCCTCGAGAGGTTTATGGACCCCAGGGCCAGCGCCTGGGGctgtttcctcctccttctgctccgTGGCTGCTGCTGGACGCCCTCGGCCCAGCCAACCTGccacaggaaaaaggaaaattaattttggcGAGTTACAGAGGAAGGCAAGGAGGGGCGATCTCCCCTCTTTGTTTGCCTGTGTGTTTCTGTGAGGAGGAAGCAGGAGGCCAAAGGGTCGCTTGGCCCTGGGCTGCTCCGGCTGTGCTGCAGCATTACTGCTACATACCCACCTCTTTGGGgtttgcggggggggggcgccTGTATCCTGCAGCCTGCAGCTGCCGGGTGCACCTGGAAAACGCTCGATGGGTGCGACGAGTGGGCAGGGGTTGGGTGCTGCCCAGCGTTTAACCACCACCTAGCTGGGTGCCCCCAGGGACAGCTGGGACACGGCAGTGCCATGGTCTCGctccccaccaccacacacagCTGCTGAACTGAGCACAGTGTCCCGCCAGCACCCGACGTGGTGGTACCCAAATGAATCCCCCCACTCTGCTCCCAGGGGAGCGCATGCCCtgaactggggggtgggggtgtccacGGCCATGCTCGCATGATGGGGTGATGAAGCCCCCAACGCTGCGCTGGTGCTTGCGGTTTGCAGCTATGCTGGCTGCGTGGTGCCCTTCACCTCACCTTCCTCTCTGAAAACCAAAGCAGTGGAGGGAGAGGTCAGAGCTGGCCCCAAAGCACGCAAGAGGTGAGCAACCGGCGAGTTGGGGTGCAGAATGAGCCCTGCAGTGTGGGGACATGGCTGGCTGGCTGTCTTTCCCCTGTCCGGGGGTGGCTGCATCGACATCTCGCAGCATTCAACATCTTGGAGTCGCATCATGCGGcatgggcagctctgctgctgggagcatctCACTGTCACCCCAGGAATAGAGGGGCTGCGCCCCCCCAAAAGCTCAGCGCtgagctgccccacagccctggaCGGAGGGTCCCTGTCCCCACTGGGACCCATGGGCACGTTTCCCAAAGGTTTAACCTCAAATGTGCCCTGGTTTGAGCCCCGCTTGGGTGCAGGCATGGTGGGGAGAGCATCCCCGTCCTCTCTGTGAAGCCCTGGCTGGTCCCTATCATGGGGATGACCCATGCACAGTGTGGGGTGACACTGGGACAACACAAGATGATACTGGGAAGGCACCACGAGCACCCAGCATCCCCCCTGGCCCAAGGGGATGCCCAGCCCTGTGCGTGGTACCCAGCCACCGGGGATGCTGGCAGGAGAGGTGATGGGTGTAGGATTAAATGAATCATCTCAGGCGGGCACCACACTCATGACTAAGGCACCAGTGGGCAGGCGCCCACAGGTACCTCAGGTGGGGGCTGTGGGCAGGAACAGGGGGTCTGCTGGGGGTCCCCATCCTCCACACTATCCCTGTCCcagccaggcactgcagctgcccagccccagcaggtgAACGGCGTCCTAGGGGGGTCCGTGCTGCTCTCCCTGGCTCTGTCCCCCAACAAGACAGTGAAGGAGATCGAGTGGAGCTTTTCAGTTGGTGCCGGTGCTACCATTCAAGTGGCAGAGTTTGGCCCCGGTGGCTTCAAGCACCCCGGCCCCAAGGACCAGTTCAAGGACCGGCTGGAGATGTTCAACAAGACAGCGCTGAAGATCGGGGCCCTGGAGCAGGGCGACAGTGGGGTCTACGGGGCTTGGATTAAACTGCACCCGGCAGTGGTGGAGAATCAGTCCTTCAACCTCTCTGTCTATGGTGagcagctgcaaagcagcaggtggtagagTTGGGTTTACAGCCCCAGCGGGACCAGCCTGCGGGAGAGGCAATAAAACCCTTCTACGCCCAGAGTTATCAGCGCCcgggaaaggggaagagaaattgcttttgctgctgaGCATCTGTCATGGGAATTTTCCTGGGTTTATGACTAACCACAATCCACCCCCACCTGCACTTCCCCTTCCCGCATCCCCCCCGCTGCCCCTCCGGCCCAGCTCGCTCTCCCTGGGGGATCAAGGGTGTCCCGGGGTGTCCCTGGGCAGGCTGGGTCCCATGACAGGTTTTGTTTACACCTTAAACAGGGCCGGTGCCAGTGCCGGGGATCCGGCACCGGCTGCTCTCCCTCACCACCCAAGGGTGCAATGTCACCCTGCGGTGCTGGGTGCCGGCTGGCAGTGATGCTGAAGCCGTCTGGCAGCTCGGCAGCTCCCCCAGGACGCCGTGGGGACAGCTCTGTGAAGACAGCCAGACGCTGTGCCTGGCCGTGCCTGCCAGCACCTTCAACTCCAGCTACACCTGTGTGGCCCGAAATCCCATCCAGGAGAAGAACACCTCCATCCGCCTGGATGCCCTGTGCCAGCAGGGTAAacacccaccccaccaccccgGCACCCACTGCCACCCAACCAGCGGGGTCCTGGCACCCACCACGGCTTGTTGCAGCAGGGACGCCTGACTGGTGGAGGTGGCATATGTGCCTGGGGCCGCTGGCCATGGGCGTGGGAGCCCTGCTCAGCGTCGTctggctgcagaggaagaagaggaggaagaaagcagccgaaggaggtgggtgctgctgggtcAAGGCTGTGTCCTCGCAGCCGGGATTGCCTGGCAAACAGAGCTGGGAAAGAGGGAaccaggttttttcctttgttgtggctctgcctgcctgccctgcctggacCAGGATGGCTCCATCACCTCCTTCCCCACATCCCAGCTCCCCTCAGCTCACTCCCACCTGCTCCTCTCTCCATAGCTGCCCTCGCCTCCCCCTCCAGCGAGGATGCTCTGCTGGAGCCATTTTACGCCGAGACCCAAAGGAGAACCCCCCCTGAGACGCATGAGTGGGTGAGGCTGGGGGGCCGGGGCCAAATTTGGCTCCTGGCCAGTTGCACAGTGATGCTGGGGCCGAATTCGGCTCATGCTGGGGCCAGGCTCCAGCTTTCAGCCCTTCCCTCCAGGTTGAGGGTCCCTCCATGTCCCCGAAGTCCCCtgagctgggggctgcagcccccttcCTCAAGCCCCATCCCCCTGGAAGCGGCTCCTGGCTCCTGGGGTAGACGGGGAGGTGCCGCGAGGTGACATTGAAGGGCACTTTCCAGGGCCACCATGTCCCCGGGGGGCTCGTCCCCAGCCAGGGAGCGGCTGTGACCATCCCCCTGCCAAAAGGTGGGTGGCTCAGTGGGGGTTTCCTCCCTGTTTTCTGGCCCCAAGCAGCGAGAGCACCCCACCACCATCTACAGCTAGCTGCAGGCAGGCACGGGCAGCTGAGCCGAGATGGTCGCCTTGCCCGCCGCGGCCTGTGAGTGCCGCCGGCATCTCGTCCAtgccggcaccgggggggggggctccatCCTCATCCCACCAGCCGCGGAGGGACCCGG
Above is a genomic segment from Harpia harpyja isolate bHarHar1 chromosome 9, bHarHar1 primary haplotype, whole genome shotgun sequence containing:
- the LOC128146532 gene encoding uncharacterized protein LOC128146532, which encodes MRHGQLCCWEHLTVTPGIEGLRPPKSSALSCPTALDGGSLSPLGPMGTFPKGLTSNVPWFEPRLGAGMPGTAAAQPQQVNGVLGGSVLLSLALSPNKTVKEIEWSFSVGAGATIQVAEFGPGGFKHPGPKDQFKDRLEMFNKTALKIGALEQGDSGVYGAWIKLHPAVVENQSFNLSVYGEQLQSRPVPVPGIRHRLLSLTTQGCNVTLRCWVPAGSDAEAVWQLGSSPRTPWGQLCEDSQTLCLAVPASTFNSSYTCVARNPIQEKNTSIRLDALCQQAGTPDWWRWHMCLGPLAMGVGALLSVVWLQRKKRRKKAAEGAALASPSSEDALLEPFYAETQRRTPPETHEWVRLGGRGQIWLLASCTVMLGPNSAHAGARLQLSALPSRLRVPPCPRSPLSWGLQPPSSSPIPLEAAPGSWGRRGGAAR